From the Homalodisca vitripennis isolate AUS2020 unplaced genomic scaffold, UT_GWSS_2.1 ScUCBcl_1320;HRSCAF=4789, whole genome shotgun sequence genome, one window contains:
- the LOC124371373 gene encoding probable prefoldin subunit 5 — MQVIPTIEFCHQIGIQMATVEEPQGVELSKLNFKQLIQLKIQVDKELNLLQDSMCSLKIAMNKFLDSKESLEKITVEWNSKEIMLPLSVSVYIPARIAEAGTVLLDIGTGYFIQKDLEGARDYFERKIIFINDQIDKIQAVGLEKSNIREVLVDVIETKLGQMAVSFPKGELQSPNT, encoded by the coding sequence ATGCAAGTGATACCTACTATTGAATTCTGTCATCAAATTGGTATACAAATGGCTACTGTAGAAGAACCACAAGGTGTTGAACTGTCCAAATTGAATTTTAAGCAGTTGATTCAGCTCAAGATACAAGTCGACAAAGAACTTAACCTCCTCCAAGACTCCATGTGCAGTTTGAAAATTGCAATGAACAAGTTTTTAGATTCAAAAGAGTCCTTGGAGAAAATCACAGTGGAGTGGAATAGCAAAGAGATTATGCTTCCTTTGAGCGTATCAGTTTACATTCCTGCAAGGATTGCTGAGGCTGGGACTGTGCTCCTCGATATTGGGACCGGTTACTTCATTCAAAAAGACCTTGAAGGGGCCAGAGACTACTttgaaaggaaaattattttcatcaatgaTCAGATAGACAAGATACAAGCCGTTGGATTAGAGAAGAGTAACATCAGAGAAGTTCTTGTAGATGTGATTGAGACAAAGCTAGGACAAATGGCTGTCAGTTTCCCAAAAGGAGAGTTACAATCCCCCAATACTTAA